A region from the Agrococcus sp. SL85 genome encodes:
- the kdpA gene encoding potassium-transporting ATPase subunit KdpA, which produces MTAVDTTTLLAGIGQVAALVLLLALAWKPAGDFMARTFTSERHLAVERGAYRLLGVDPAREQSWQAYAKALLAFSLISVLLLYLLQRTQALLPLSNGLPAVPELLALNTAASFTTNTNWQSYSPELTMGHLVQLGGLTVQNFVSAAVGIVVAIALVRGLARVRTGTIGSFWVDLTRACVRILLPLSALAALVLVLGGVVQTLSPFGTATSLTGAQVTVPLGPVASQEAIKNLGTNGGGFFNANAAHPLENPTAWTSLLQIALLLLIPVALTRTYGTMVGDRRQGLAILGTMAVLAAVSLVAASAAESIGAGTAPELAGGAMEGKEVRFGVLGSALFGTASTLTSTGAVNSMHDSWTALGGMMPLLNMMLGEVAPGGVGAGLYGILVLAIIAVFVAGLLVGRTPEYLGKQIGPREMKLAALYILVGPALVLVGTALSFAIPGVRESVTGTSIWNPGLHGMTEVLYAFTSAANNNGSAFAGLTASTDWLAPALAVAMLLGRFVPIVLVLALAGTLAAQGRRPVTVGTLPTHRPLFVGLLVGVTVIVTALTYFPILTLGPIAEGLL; this is translated from the coding sequence ATGACCGCCGTGGACACCACCACCCTCCTCGCGGGCATCGGCCAGGTCGCCGCGCTCGTGCTCCTGCTCGCCCTCGCCTGGAAGCCCGCGGGCGACTTCATGGCCCGCACCTTCACGAGCGAGCGGCACCTCGCCGTCGAGCGCGGCGCCTACCGCCTGCTCGGCGTCGACCCCGCTCGCGAGCAGTCCTGGCAGGCCTACGCGAAGGCGCTGCTCGCGTTCTCGCTCATCAGCGTGCTGCTGCTCTACCTGCTGCAGCGCACCCAGGCGCTCCTGCCGCTCTCGAACGGCCTGCCCGCCGTGCCCGAGCTGCTCGCCCTCAACACCGCCGCGTCGTTCACGACGAACACGAACTGGCAGTCGTACTCGCCGGAGCTCACGATGGGCCACCTCGTGCAGCTCGGCGGCCTCACGGTGCAGAACTTCGTCTCGGCCGCCGTCGGCATCGTCGTCGCGATCGCGCTCGTGCGCGGCCTCGCGCGCGTGCGCACCGGCACCATCGGCTCGTTCTGGGTCGACCTCACCCGCGCGTGCGTGCGCATCCTGCTGCCCCTGTCGGCGCTCGCGGCGCTCGTGCTCGTGCTCGGCGGCGTCGTGCAGACCCTCTCGCCCTTCGGCACCGCCACGAGCCTCACGGGCGCCCAGGTGACCGTGCCGCTCGGCCCCGTCGCCTCGCAGGAGGCGATCAAGAACCTCGGCACGAACGGCGGCGGCTTCTTCAACGCGAACGCCGCGCACCCGCTCGAGAACCCCACGGCCTGGACGAGCCTGCTGCAGATCGCGCTGCTGCTCCTCATCCCCGTCGCGCTCACGCGCACCTACGGCACCATGGTCGGCGACCGCCGCCAGGGCCTCGCGATCCTCGGCACCATGGCCGTGCTCGCCGCCGTCTCGCTCGTCGCCGCCTCCGCGGCCGAGAGCATCGGCGCGGGCACCGCGCCCGAGCTCGCGGGCGGCGCCATGGAGGGCAAGGAGGTGCGCTTCGGCGTGCTCGGCTCTGCCCTCTTCGGCACCGCCTCCACGCTGACCTCGACGGGCGCCGTGAACTCGATGCACGACTCGTGGACGGCGCTCGGCGGCATGATGCCGCTGCTCAACATGATGCTCGGCGAGGTCGCCCCCGGCGGCGTCGGCGCCGGCCTCTACGGCATCCTCGTGCTCGCGATCATCGCCGTGTTCGTCGCGGGCCTCCTCGTGGGGCGCACGCCCGAGTACCTCGGCAAGCAGATCGGGCCGCGCGAGATGAAGCTCGCGGCGCTCTACATCCTCGTCGGGCCCGCGCTCGTGCTCGTCGGCACCGCGCTCAGCTTCGCCATCCCCGGCGTGCGCGAGTCGGTGACGGGCACCTCGATCTGGAACCCGGGCCTCCACGGCATGACGGAGGTGCTCTACGCCTTCACGTCGGCGGCGAACAACAACGGCTCCGCCTTCGCGGGCCTCACCGCCTCGACCGACTGGCTCGCGCCCGCGCTCGCCGTCGCGATGCTGCTCGGCCGCTTCGTGCCGATCGTGCTCGTGCTCGCGCTCGCCGGCACGCTCGCCGCGCAGGGCCGCCGCCCCGTCACCGTCGGCACGCTGCCGACGCACCGGCCGCTGTTCGTCGGCCTCCTCGTGGGCGTGACCGTGATCGTCACGGCGCTCACCTACTTCCCCATCCTCACCCTCGGACCCATCGCGGAGGGCCTCCTGTGA
- a CDS encoding magnesium and cobalt transport protein CorA, translated as MALIDNAIYVDGVRRSTPPSLEDTFEELHEHSGMAWIGLFQPSAGELAAVAEEFSLHPLAVEDARKGHQRPKVERYGDTLFLVLRPAWYVDATETVHFGEVHVFIGPSFVVTVRHAAKPELTGVRTRMEASPELLRLGPESVLYAVLDQIVDGYSPVVAGLENDIDEIEDSLFGGDEQVSRRIYELLSEVIGFQRATSPLRGIVESLLDGADKYDLAVELQTRYRDVLDHALRIAERAEAFRTLLESALTVHSTLVSQQQNDAMRRLSEAGLAQSEETQRLSEQAISQNDEIKRITSWAAILFAPSLVGTVYGMNFEHMPELAWEWGYPASIVAMAALGVGLWVAFKRNRWL; from the coding sequence ATGGCTCTGATCGACAACGCGATCTACGTGGACGGCGTGCGCCGATCGACGCCCCCGAGCCTCGAGGACACCTTCGAGGAGCTGCACGAGCACTCGGGCATGGCCTGGATCGGGCTGTTCCAACCCAGCGCGGGCGAGCTCGCGGCGGTGGCCGAGGAGTTCTCGCTCCACCCGCTCGCCGTCGAGGACGCGCGCAAGGGCCACCAGCGCCCCAAGGTCGAGCGCTACGGCGACACGCTCTTCCTCGTGCTGCGGCCCGCCTGGTACGTCGACGCGACCGAGACCGTGCACTTCGGCGAGGTGCACGTGTTCATCGGGCCGAGCTTCGTCGTGACCGTGCGCCATGCGGCCAAGCCGGAGCTCACCGGCGTCCGCACGCGCATGGAGGCGAGCCCCGAGCTGCTGCGCCTCGGCCCCGAGTCGGTGCTCTACGCGGTGCTCGACCAGATCGTCGACGGCTACAGCCCCGTCGTCGCGGGCCTCGAGAACGACATCGACGAGATCGAGGACTCGCTCTTCGGCGGCGACGAGCAGGTCTCGCGCCGCATCTACGAGCTGCTCAGCGAGGTCATCGGCTTCCAGCGCGCCACGAGCCCGCTCCGCGGCATCGTCGAGTCGCTGCTCGACGGCGCCGACAAGTACGACCTCGCCGTCGAGCTGCAGACGCGCTACCGCGACGTCCTCGACCACGCGCTCCGGATCGCCGAGCGGGCCGAGGCGTTCCGCACGCTCCTGGAGAGCGCCCTCACCGTGCACTCGACGCTCGTCTCGCAGCAGCAGAACGACGCGATGCGGCGACTCTCGGAGGCTGGGCTCGCGCAGAGCGAGGAGACGCAGCGGCTCTCGGAGCAGGCGATCTCGCAGAACGACGAGATCAAGCGGATCACGAGCTGGGCCGCGATCCTCTTCGCCCCGAGCCTCGTCGGCACCGTCTACGGCATGAACTTCGAGCACATGCCCGAGCTCGCGTGGGAGTGGGGCTACCCGGCGTCGATCGTCGCGATGGCGGCGCTCGGCGTGGGCCTGTGGGTGGCCTTCAAGCGCAACCGCTGGCTCTGA